Proteins co-encoded in one Corvus moneduloides isolate bCorMon1 chromosome 7, bCorMon1.pri, whole genome shotgun sequence genomic window:
- the TTN gene encoding titin encodes MSDVPPQKLKYGVMPPKQKPALESQKPEPLMAPEEFELIVVSEESETVESTQKSKRVLVPPKAKHFVLPQKTEFVAAEETDIAADSQKSKPIAVSRKTKLFVPEPVMVSEEPETVLAPQKLEPSTPLQKPKPDVTSREPEFVLAPEEPPPAKVAEKEENVAAKKRAPAQPKVPEMAERTVPEKKVPPALSKKTEASLPKVPKVPKKAVLEEPTPVTVPKKPEPAAVRAPEVPRKATREEKIPVPIAKAPELPAPRVPEMPEAEVLEEEEEVEAPEEVAAVAEPGEPEVSPAEVPEVIEEEEAEEEVPVVIPPKPVPVPKKPVAVPKTPEPPQVKVIKVPKKAVPQEKTPVAVPKQPEPPPAKVPKVPKKAVLEEPTPVTVPKKPEPAAVRAPEVPRKATREEKIPVPIAKAPELPAPRVPEMPEAEVLEEEEEVEAPEEVAAVAEPGEPEVSPAEVPEVIEEEEAEEEVPVVIPPKPVPVPKKPVAVPKTPEPPQVKVIKVPKKAVPQEKTPVAVPKQPEPPPAKVPKVPKKAVLEEPTPVTVPKKPEPAAVRAPEVPRKATREEKIPVPIAKAPELPAPRVPEMPEAEVLEEEEEVEAPEEVAAVAEPGEPEVSPAEVPEVIEEEEAEEEVPVVIPPKPVPVPKKPVAVPKKPVAVPKKPEPGAVPKVPEPVPVLRKHTVPSVKGTYISD; translated from the exons ATGTCTGATGTGCCACCCCAAAAGTTAAAATATGGTGTGATGCCCCCAAAACAAAAGCCAGCTCTGGAATCCCAGAAACCAGAACCACTTATGGCCCCTGAGGAATTTGAGCTCATAGTGGTGTCTGAGGAGTCAGAGACAGTTGAATCAACCCAAAAATCAAAGCGTGTTCTGGTGCCCCCTAAAGCAAAGCATTTTGTGCTGCCCCAAAAAACAGAGTTTGTAGCAGCTGAAGAAACAGACATTGCTGCAGATTCCCAGAAATCAAAGCCTATTGCAGTgtccagaaaaacaaagctttttgtGCCAGAACCTGTCATGGTGTCTGAGGAACCAGAAACAGTTTTAGCACCCCAAAAACTAGAGCCTTCTACACCACTTCAAAAACCAAAGCCTGACGTGACATCCAGAGAACCAGAGTTTGTTTTGGCACCGGAGGAACCACCACCAGCCAAGGTGGCCGAAAAGGAAGAGAATGTTGCTGCTAAAAAGCGAGCACCTGCACAGCCTAAAG TGCCTGAGATGGCTGAGAGGACTGTTCCAGAGAAGAAAGTGCCCCCTGCTCTATCTAAAAAAACAGAAGCTTCACTTCCTAAAG TTCCAAAGGTGCCCAAGAAAGCTGTTCTGGAAGAGCCTACCCCTGTAACTGTGCCAAAAaagccagagccagcagcagttCGAG CACCCGAGGTGCCCAGGAAGGCTACTCGTGAGGAAAAGATACCTGTGCCCATTGCCAAAGCGCCAGAGCTTCCAGCACCCAGAG TGCCTGAGATGCCTGAAGCCGAGGTcctggaagaggaagaagaggtggaAGCACCAGAAGAGGTGGCAGCAGTTGCTGAGCCTGGAGAGCCAGAAGTCTCTCCAGCTGAAG TGCCTGAGGTGattgaggaggaagaggcagaagaggAGGTGCCAGTGGTCATTCCCCCAAagcctgtgcctgtgcccaAGAAACCTGTGGCTGTGCCAAAGACACCAGAACCTCCACAAGTTAAAG TGATCAAGGTGCCCAAGAAAGCTGTCCCCCAAGAAAAGACGCCTGTTGCAGTACCCAAACAACCAGAACCACCACCAGCCAAAG TTCCAAAGGTGCCCAAGAAAGCTGTTCTGGAAGAGCCTACCCCTGTAACTGTGCCAAAAaagccagagccagcagcagttCGAG CACCCGAGGTGCCCAGGAAGGCTACTCGTGAGGAAAAGATACCTGTGCCCATTGCCAAAGCGCCAGAGCTTCCAGCACCCAGAG TGCCTGAGATGCCTGAAGCCGAGGTcctggaagaggaagaagaggtggaAGCACCAGAAGAGGTGGCAGCAGTTGCTGAGCCTGGAGAGCCAGAAGTCTCTCCAGCTGAAG TGCCTGAGGTGattgaggaggaagaggcagaagaggAGGTGCCAGTGGTCATTCCCCCAAagcctgtgcctgtgcccaAGAAACCTGTGGCTGTGCCAAAGACACCAGAACCTCCACAAGTTAAAG TGATCAAGGTGCCCAAGAAAGCTGTCCCCCAAGAAAAGACGCCTGTTGCAGTACCCAAACAACCAGAACCACCACCAGCCAAAG TTCCAAAGGTGCCCAAGAAAGCTGTTCTGGAAGAGCCTACCCCTGTAACTGTGCCAAAAaagccagagccagcagcagttCGAG CACCCGAGGTGCCCAGGAAGGCTACTCGTGAGGAAAAGATACCTGTGCCCATTGCCAAAGCGCCAGAGCTTCCAGCACCCAGAG TGCCTGAGATGCCTGAAGCCGAGGTcctggaagaggaagaagaggtggaAGCACCAGAAGAGGTGGCAGCAGTTGCTGAGCCTGGAGAGCCAGAAGTCTCTCCAGCTGAAG TGCCTGAGGTGattgaggaggaagaggcagaagaggAGGTGCCAGTGGTCATTCCCCCAAAGCCTGTGCCTGTACCCAAGAAACCTGTGGCTGTGCCAAAGAAACCTGTGGCTGTACCCAAGAAACCAGAGCCTGGTGCTGTGCCAAAAGTACCAGAACCTGTTCCTGTTCTTAGAAAACATACAGTTCCTTCAGTTAAAGGTACATACATCAGTGACTGA